The following are from one region of the Sandaracinus amylolyticus genome:
- a CDS encoding TadE/TadG family type IV pilus assembly protein, whose product MRRWGSEEGAAYVEFLLAFVPILTLFLGLVQIGLLYAGNLVVQHAAHRAVRSAMVVLDDDPRYYEGEPRLVIDGRSATADELAEQLARRDDASSPPRRRTLSRRAAIELAAMTVIASIEPRDGDSIADALGTPDLAMRADAVRAATTIDVRVHRPSADTVPPEVRVRITHGFACRVPVVRRLICTSGRRPIEADDWGTLHVGDMDYGEGDWGTP is encoded by the coding sequence ATGCGGCGGTGGGGCAGCGAAGAGGGCGCGGCGTACGTCGAGTTCCTGCTCGCGTTCGTTCCGATCCTCACGCTCTTCCTCGGGCTCGTGCAGATCGGCCTGCTCTACGCGGGAAACCTGGTCGTTCAGCACGCAGCGCACCGCGCCGTGCGCTCCGCGATGGTCGTGCTCGACGACGACCCTCGTTACTACGAGGGCGAGCCGCGGCTCGTGATCGACGGACGCAGCGCGACCGCCGACGAGCTCGCGGAGCAGCTCGCGCGACGCGACGATGCGTCCTCGCCGCCGCGCCGGCGCACGCTCTCGCGACGCGCGGCGATCGAGCTCGCGGCGATGACGGTGATCGCCTCGATCGAGCCGCGTGATGGAGACAGCATCGCCGACGCGCTGGGCACGCCCGATCTCGCGATGCGCGCCGACGCGGTGCGCGCGGCGACGACGATCGACGTGCGCGTGCACCGCCCGAGCGCCGACACCGTCCCGCCCGAGGTGCGCGTGCGCATCACGCACGGCTTCGCGTGTCGCGTGCCGGTCGTGCGGCGGCTGATCTGCACCAGCGGTCGCCGCCCGATCGAGGCCGACGACTGGGGCACCTTGCACGTCGGCGACATGGACTACGGCGAGGGCGACTGGGGGACCCCGTGA
- a CDS encoding type II secretion system F family protein: MIGLSAFAAILLLAGGLGLVAGGLATEPVRGPVLLGMRGLRRRELLARGGFLATMDPVVRWLARWTRHLPFAGPRVRLEKSLREAGDWSGYDVDELLALAILGVVLATTGAAVMVRITDLPGTIVPFAAALGVYLPFQHVSATAARRQREIDRSLPGAVDLIALAMSAGLDFVAAIAQVIATGSKQQEALTEELAYVTRQMSLGVTRRRALDELAARVPIEPVRNFVGAIQQAEEKGTPLADTLKQQAATLRMRRSVQGEEAASRAAVLMMLPLVLVMCSILVVLMAPFVIRGLDAGF, translated from the coding sequence ATGATCGGTCTCAGCGCGTTCGCTGCGATCTTGCTGCTCGCCGGCGGGCTCGGGCTCGTCGCGGGGGGGCTCGCGACCGAGCCGGTGCGCGGTCCGGTGCTGCTCGGCATGCGCGGTCTGCGGCGGCGCGAGCTGCTCGCGCGCGGTGGGTTCCTCGCGACGATGGATCCCGTCGTGCGCTGGCTCGCGCGGTGGACGCGGCACCTGCCCTTCGCGGGGCCGCGGGTGCGGCTCGAGAAGTCGCTGCGCGAGGCCGGCGACTGGAGCGGCTACGACGTGGACGAGCTGCTCGCGCTGGCGATCCTCGGCGTGGTGCTCGCGACGACGGGCGCCGCGGTGATGGTGCGCATCACCGATCTGCCGGGGACGATCGTGCCGTTCGCGGCCGCGCTCGGCGTGTACCTGCCGTTCCAGCACGTGAGCGCGACGGCGGCGCGACGTCAGCGCGAGATCGATCGCTCGCTGCCCGGCGCGGTCGATCTGATCGCGCTCGCGATGAGCGCGGGGCTCGATTTCGTCGCGGCGATCGCGCAGGTGATCGCGACCGGGAGCAAGCAGCAGGAGGCGCTCACCGAGGAGCTCGCGTACGTGACGCGGCAGATGTCGCTCGGTGTCACCCGGCGTCGCGCGCTCGACGAGCTCGCGGCGCGCGTGCCGATCGAGCCGGTGCGCAATTTCGTGGGCGCGATCCAGCAGGCCGAGGAGAAGGGCACGCCGCTCGCCGACACGCTCAAGCAGCAGGCCGCGACGCTGCGCATGCGTCGCAGCGTGCAGGGTGAGGAGGCCGCGTCGCGCGCCGCGGTGCTGATGATGCTGCCGCTCGTGCTCGTCATGTGCAGCATCCTCGTGGTGCTGATGGCGCCCTTCGTGATCCGGGGGCTCGATGCCGGGTTCTGA
- a CDS encoding type II secretion system F family protein: MTTVAEGGVSALWLWIGVIASSIGLALFVGGTIAGGDSPLRRAWNERAAKDDAELRFVRARIGGDAYLALQVLAMVAGAIGAAVQDALWLAIAICGVVLARVMLARRRAQRIATIEGQLETWLGSLANALRSTPSLGEALAVTTDVVRGPIAEEVDTLLKQTRLGLPLDRALLDFSDRIASPLVTSALAALLVGRQTGGDLPAILEETSAGLREMTRLQGVLDAKTSESRMQAYVMLAIPFVVLFAIHRIDSAWLEPLSSTTVGLLATLVAAGLWLAAVVLARRILDVSL; encoded by the coding sequence ATGACGACGGTGGCGGAAGGCGGCGTGTCCGCGCTCTGGCTGTGGATCGGTGTGATCGCGTCGAGCATCGGGCTCGCGCTCTTCGTGGGCGGCACGATCGCCGGCGGCGACAGCCCGCTGCGCCGCGCGTGGAACGAGCGCGCGGCGAAGGACGACGCGGAACTGCGATTCGTGCGCGCACGGATCGGCGGCGACGCGTATCTCGCGCTGCAGGTGCTCGCGATGGTCGCGGGCGCGATCGGCGCGGCGGTGCAGGACGCGCTCTGGCTCGCGATCGCGATCTGCGGCGTGGTGCTCGCGCGGGTGATGCTCGCGCGTCGTCGCGCGCAGCGCATCGCGACGATCGAGGGGCAGCTCGAGACGTGGCTGGGCTCGCTCGCGAACGCGCTGCGATCGACGCCCTCGCTGGGCGAAGCGCTCGCGGTCACGACCGACGTGGTGCGGGGCCCGATCGCGGAGGAGGTCGACACGCTGCTCAAGCAGACGCGCCTCGGCCTGCCGCTCGATCGCGCGCTGCTCGACTTCTCGGATCGCATCGCGAGCCCGCTGGTGACGAGCGCGCTCGCCGCGCTGCTGGTGGGACGTCAGACCGGCGGTGATCTCCCGGCGATCCTCGAGGAGACCTCGGCGGGCCTGCGCGAGATGACGCGCCTGCAGGGCGTGCTCGACGCGAAGACGTCGGAGAGCCGCATGCAGGCGTACGTGATGCTCGCGATCCCGTTCGTCGTGCTCTTCGCGATCCATCGCATCGACTCGGCGTGGCTCGAGCCGCTCTCGTCGACGACGGTCGGACTGCTCGCGACGTTGGTCGCGGCGGGTCTGTGGCTGGCCGCGGTCGTGCTCGCGCGCCGCATCCTGGACGTGAGCCTGTAG
- the cpaB gene encoding Flp pilus assembly protein CpaB: MSGRVESNARNEPAAQRSRAVVAGVVCMALGAGCLFVYMQQYEQHVTGGAYVQVAVVTRDVPLGTPLREDALATQDMPERYVEQRHVRGADVPRVVGVRVSSALRAGETLLWSDLVTSEEHRDLSSLVRDGQRAVSIEADATSTFGGLLRPGDRVDVVLTTREGNHDVASTILQNALVLATGADIGADLRRDRQGTTRAGQVTLSMTLEQSQTLAVAAARGELMLVLRNPDDITIVQGLPSRSSDDLARAERR; this comes from the coding sequence GTGTCGGGACGAGTCGAGTCGAACGCCCGCAACGAGCCTGCTGCGCAGCGCAGCAGAGCGGTGGTCGCGGGCGTGGTGTGCATGGCGCTCGGGGCCGGGTGCCTCTTCGTCTACATGCAGCAGTACGAGCAGCACGTGACGGGCGGCGCGTACGTGCAGGTCGCGGTCGTGACGCGCGACGTGCCGCTCGGGACTCCGCTGCGCGAGGACGCGCTCGCGACGCAGGACATGCCCGAGCGCTACGTCGAGCAGCGCCACGTGCGCGGCGCCGACGTGCCGCGTGTCGTCGGCGTGCGCGTGTCCAGCGCGCTGCGCGCGGGCGAGACGCTCCTGTGGTCCGATCTCGTGACGTCGGAGGAGCATCGCGATCTCTCGAGCCTGGTGCGCGACGGACAGCGCGCGGTGAGCATCGAGGCGGACGCGACATCGACGTTCGGCGGGCTCTTGAGGCCCGGCGATCGCGTCGACGTCGTGCTCACGACGCGCGAGGGCAACCACGACGTCGCGTCGACGATCCTGCAGAACGCGCTCGTCCTCGCGACGGGCGCGGACATCGGCGCGGATCTGCGGCGCGATCGTCAGGGCACCACGCGCGCGGGTCAGGTGACGCTGAGCATGACGCTCGAGCAGAGCCAGACGCTCGCCGTGGCGGCCGCGCGCGGCGAGCTGATGCTGGTGCTGCGCAACCCCGACGACATCACGATCGTCCAGGGTCTGCCCTCGCGATCGAGCGACGATCTGGCGCGCGCGGAGCGACGGTAG
- the moaB gene encoding molybdenum cofactor biosynthesis protein B: protein MKGPGIDENVAFVPVCVAVLTVSDSRTDETDHSGRLLAERARDAGHLVVAKLILKDDRELIEAQLRAWIANPGIDVVLITGGTGITGRDVTPEAVFAVAEKEIPGFGEHFRFISHKSIGLAAIQSRALAAVANATLIFALPGSTGACRDGWDEILKLQLDSRYRPCNFVELLPRLNER, encoded by the coding sequence GTGAAGGGCCCCGGCATCGACGAGAACGTCGCGTTCGTTCCGGTGTGCGTCGCGGTGCTCACCGTGAGCGACTCGCGCACCGACGAGACCGACCACTCGGGGCGTCTGCTCGCCGAGCGCGCGCGCGACGCGGGGCACCTCGTCGTCGCGAAGCTGATCCTCAAGGACGATCGCGAGCTCATCGAGGCGCAGCTGCGCGCGTGGATCGCGAACCCGGGGATCGACGTGGTGCTCATCACCGGCGGCACCGGGATCACCGGGCGCGACGTGACGCCCGAGGCGGTGTTCGCGGTCGCGGAGAAGGAGATCCCGGGGTTCGGCGAGCACTTCCGGTTCATCAGCCACAAGTCGATCGGGCTCGCCGCGATCCAGTCGCGCGCGCTCGCGGCGGTCGCGAACGCGACGCTGATCTTCGCGCTGCCGGGCTCGACCGGCGCGTGCCGCGACGGCTGGGACGAGATCCTCAAGCTGCAGCTCGACAGCCGATACCGACCCTGCAATTTCGTCGAGCTCCTGCCGCGCCTCAACGAGCGCTGA
- a CDS encoding prolipoprotein diacylglyceryl transferase yields MNPIIARIGAIELRWYGLLFATGLLLCAWKAPHYFKLWGLPKHHAERLTLWVPIGMLLGAHYIHLIFYEWDGLFDLSIEVNSLWPLDVHLGRFWALGSGLASHGGGLGCVLALWIFWHRNGKQLGIAFHRYADAVMMVAIWVFPWVRLGNFFNHELVGRVTEGPWAVQFTDWGRNAAGEFVARGYLEPRHPVVLYEAVLYFAELAFATLWFQPRFARKLRPGATFYLFLMIHFSLRFIAEFAKESQGVDDGWFLNMGHLLSLPIVLVCAYLIFGTKRFNILTPLSAEEKAKIDESARLAEEYDERLDAEKSGQQLPESAAKEEKPDAAAARAKARKKGKPNKGRADA; encoded by the coding sequence ATGAACCCGATCATCGCGCGCATCGGCGCGATCGAGCTCCGCTGGTACGGCCTCCTGTTCGCGACGGGCCTCCTGCTCTGTGCGTGGAAGGCGCCGCACTACTTCAAGCTCTGGGGGCTGCCCAAGCACCACGCCGAGCGGCTCACGCTGTGGGTGCCGATCGGGATGCTGCTCGGCGCGCACTACATCCACCTGATCTTCTACGAGTGGGATGGGCTCTTCGACCTCTCGATCGAGGTGAACAGCCTCTGGCCCCTCGACGTGCACCTCGGTCGCTTCTGGGCGCTCGGCTCGGGCCTCGCGAGCCACGGCGGCGGCCTCGGGTGCGTGCTCGCGCTGTGGATCTTCTGGCACCGCAACGGCAAGCAGCTCGGCATCGCGTTCCATCGCTACGCCGACGCGGTGATGATGGTCGCGATCTGGGTGTTCCCCTGGGTTCGCCTCGGGAACTTCTTCAACCACGAGCTCGTCGGTCGCGTCACCGAGGGTCCGTGGGCCGTGCAGTTCACCGACTGGGGCCGCAACGCGGCGGGTGAGTTCGTCGCGCGCGGCTACCTCGAGCCGCGCCATCCGGTCGTGCTCTACGAGGCGGTGCTCTACTTCGCCGAGCTCGCGTTCGCGACGCTGTGGTTCCAGCCGCGCTTCGCGCGGAAGCTGCGCCCGGGCGCGACCTTCTATCTCTTCCTGATGATCCACTTCTCGCTGCGCTTCATCGCGGAGTTCGCGAAGGAGTCGCAGGGCGTCGACGACGGCTGGTTCCTCAACATGGGCCACCTGCTCTCGCTGCCGATCGTCCTGGTGTGCGCGTATCTGATCTTCGGCACCAAGCGCTTCAACATCCTCACGCCGCTCAGCGCGGAGGAGAAGGCGAAGATCGACGAGAGCGCGCGCCTCGCCGAGGAGTACGACGAGCGGCTCGACGCGGAGAAGAGCGGACAGCAGCTGCCCGAGAGCGCGGCGAAGGAAGAGAAGCCCGACGCTGCGGCCGCGCGCGCGAAGGCGCGCAAGAAGGGCAAGCCCAACAAGGGAAGGGCCGACGCGTGA
- a CDS encoding c-type cytochrome has protein sequence MRGVWGRVLLSCAAAMIVSACSCSDGPAPPPFEAPPQDTTPLALERYHVQWDADARTQALSEGRAVIERLECTRCHVVDEVAAAGRSEHCVSCHVFLDGLPRDDRRYQTIASRYGEDTIQRYQRNIEHYLAVPDLTGIARRLRPEFIRDYVAAPFDVRPTMHETMVRIDASDGDVRAITRYFAAVAEVHDPYGETSAPTEPELARDEQRIARGRQLFQERGCNACHYVGNIRLGRTEEQIRGAGIPARIAPNLRFVRDRMHADVVVDWIVDPQRIAPGTLMPNLRVRREDAELIRDFLWFADPELEPTPPKADFVLPPAVQRPVSWEEVKERVLGRVCVHCHMNDHERDRGPGNAGGWGWPSERVHFRTYEALVSGMPGIEDRQWSYLETWEEATMPLLLEVMLRRRDEERRDHVLPFHDHERPEYADHEPGMPMGLPSIPDDEIALVRAWIEQGCPGPTEVTGMPGITDGFLVPDGPIAVNHGCGVRAPVDPRPEWASQPPPEWAREER, from the coding sequence ATGCGTGGGGTGTGGGGCCGGGTGCTGCTGTCGTGCGCGGCGGCGATGATCGTGAGCGCGTGCTCGTGCAGCGACGGCCCCGCGCCGCCGCCGTTCGAGGCGCCGCCGCAGGACACGACGCCGCTCGCGCTCGAGCGCTACCACGTGCAGTGGGACGCCGACGCGCGCACCCAGGCGCTGAGCGAGGGGCGCGCGGTGATCGAGCGGCTCGAGTGCACGCGCTGCCACGTCGTCGACGAGGTCGCGGCCGCGGGTCGCAGCGAGCACTGCGTGAGCTGCCACGTGTTCCTCGACGGACTGCCGCGCGACGATCGCCGCTACCAGACGATCGCGTCGCGCTACGGCGAAGACACGATCCAGCGCTACCAGCGCAACATCGAGCACTACCTCGCGGTGCCCGATCTCACCGGCATCGCGCGCCGACTGCGTCCCGAGTTCATCCGCGACTACGTCGCCGCGCCCTTCGACGTGCGACCGACGATGCACGAGACGATGGTGCGCATCGACGCGAGCGACGGAGACGTCCGCGCGATCACGCGCTACTTCGCGGCCGTCGCCGAGGTGCACGATCCCTACGGCGAGACGAGCGCACCGACCGAGCCCGAGCTCGCGCGCGACGAGCAGCGCATCGCGCGCGGACGTCAGCTCTTCCAGGAGCGCGGCTGCAACGCCTGTCACTACGTCGGCAACATCCGATTGGGCCGCACGGAGGAGCAGATCCGCGGCGCCGGCATTCCCGCGCGCATCGCGCCCAACCTGCGCTTCGTGCGCGATCGCATGCACGCCGACGTCGTCGTCGACTGGATCGTCGATCCCCAGCGCATCGCGCCCGGCACGCTGATGCCGAACCTGCGCGTGCGCCGCGAGGACGCCGAGCTCATCCGCGACTTCTTGTGGTTCGCCGATCCGGAGCTCGAGCCCACGCCGCCCAAGGCCGACTTCGTGCTGCCGCCCGCGGTGCAGCGCCCGGTCTCGTGGGAAGAGGTGAAGGAGCGCGTGCTCGGCCGCGTGTGCGTGCACTGTCACATGAACGATCACGAGCGCGATCGCGGGCCGGGCAACGCGGGCGGCTGGGGCTGGCCCAGCGAGCGCGTGCACTTCCGCACCTACGAGGCGCTCGTGAGCGGCATGCCGGGCATCGAGGATCGGCAGTGGTCGTACCTCGAGACGTGGGAAGAGGCGACGATGCCGCTCCTGCTCGAGGTGATGCTGCGACGTCGCGACGAAGAGCGTCGTGATCACGTGCTTCCGTTCCACGATCACGAGCGACCCGAGTACGCCGATCACGAGCCCGGCATGCCGATGGGCCTGCCCTCGATCCCCGACGACGAGATCGCGCTGGTGCGCGCGTGGATCGAGCAGGGCTGCCCCGGTCCGACCGAGGTCACCGGCATGCCCGGCATCACCGACGGCTTCCTGGTGCCCGACGGACCGATCGCGGTGAACCACGGCTGCGGCGTGCGCGCGCCCGTCGATCCGCGGCCCGAGTGGGCGTCGCAGCCGCCGCCCGAGTGGGCGCGCGAAGAGCGGTGA
- a CDS encoding cyclic nucleotide-binding domain-containing protein yields the protein MSRVARFVAAWLDLPEGQGGRAVRMLALIFLLSSALSLMKAAQSGIFLVAYPRSMIPWAFAASSVLLASLSSLTVAYAQRLGTARLGTISLAWSALAMVVLRVLLLVDQPSIPFVLYVVIEAASGVLVIQVWAVASAATDARSARRLLPVAGIGAALAWTIAGLAVHPIVEVIASEGLLLVSPVLLGAAWWVARRMARLDLDERDRRGSKASAPLGEAFRFVAKVPLLRMMAVLSILALVVEEVMDFHVMATARETLGDAEAISAFFGRYYAITSAIGILLLAGPAARVLGALGATRALIATPLVTAIAAVFAMVVPGLTSAVLLRGTGRVLKQALWSNAQEQMQTPLSHARRAQARAATRGVLAPAGYAVCALGLAAIPEHVDERWLAALVLVLSAITVVVIATSARKTYLRALERAVDERRLFLGVGRAPRLAPLERDVIELLEREIRGSDAARAMLAAEMLGLSGDAVQIDRIALGLVHEDARVRGASAEALSRIPDPAGARHLSRALGRETDVEVRRAIVSAMRPSIAQLVTARADRIIQDALARADRDADPQVASIARALHLRCTHDGEALGASLLPALRGDDPGARATALDELTVEAAHAKGMQEVLRALLAHDAPDVRIHAAERVIALGLLTLLPDVVVLLKDAATGPAVARVLVEVGEVAFGDHARPAGASTLASLTEIARRIARSPGAASSDALLKRLLEHRDPAIRHHATFALADAIRAGRRAPLEPAVALPLVDREVRRAFLLASILAGVARDDGVPDWEFEPHVRFLAREVELRIEASRAEVLELLLLRGASPRLVSAIEASRRAPSRERDAQVAELLEMALDPAIARKVVPIFERLTLRERIDAARRLGLVDQEAIEDPLDAIVLLDDAHLRRCALLTYGARFEQRFPDLVEIDRPMIPRIERIRFLRSVPLFEGLSGEDLLSVADVLEQVEHRAGATVFHEGDPGEDLYLVVRGTIAIEQGGVRIAELGEREFFGDLAVLDHQPRSGDAICVSDAQLLRLRGADLRELMVTRPPIVQGIVRVLVRRLRDAGVRRASHA from the coding sequence GTGAGCCGCGTCGCTCGATTCGTCGCCGCGTGGCTCGATCTGCCGGAAGGGCAGGGCGGGCGCGCGGTGCGCATGCTCGCGCTGATCTTCCTGCTCTCGTCGGCGCTCTCGCTGATGAAGGCGGCGCAGAGCGGGATCTTCCTGGTCGCGTACCCGCGCTCGATGATCCCGTGGGCGTTCGCGGCGTCGTCGGTGCTGCTCGCGTCGCTCTCGTCGCTCACCGTCGCGTACGCGCAGCGGCTCGGCACCGCGCGGCTCGGGACGATCTCGCTCGCGTGGTCGGCGCTCGCGATGGTCGTGCTGCGCGTCCTTTTGTTGGTCGACCAACCAAGTATCCCGTTCGTGCTCTACGTCGTGATCGAGGCGGCGTCGGGCGTGCTGGTGATCCAGGTGTGGGCGGTCGCGAGCGCGGCGACCGATGCGCGCAGCGCGCGGCGCTTGTTGCCGGTCGCGGGGATCGGCGCGGCGCTCGCGTGGACCATCGCGGGCCTCGCGGTGCACCCGATCGTCGAGGTGATCGCGAGCGAGGGCTTGTTGCTCGTGTCGCCGGTGCTGCTCGGCGCTGCGTGGTGGGTCGCGCGGAGGATGGCGCGCCTCGATCTCGACGAGCGCGATCGACGCGGCAGCAAGGCGAGCGCGCCGCTGGGCGAGGCGTTCCGCTTCGTCGCGAAGGTGCCGCTGCTCCGCATGATGGCGGTGCTCTCGATCCTCGCGCTGGTCGTGGAAGAGGTGATGGACTTCCACGTGATGGCGACCGCACGCGAGACGCTCGGCGACGCCGAGGCGATCAGCGCGTTCTTCGGGCGCTACTACGCGATCACCAGCGCGATCGGGATCCTTCTCCTCGCGGGGCCTGCGGCCCGGGTGCTCGGCGCGCTCGGCGCGACGCGCGCGCTGATCGCGACCCCGCTGGTCACCGCGATCGCGGCGGTGTTCGCGATGGTGGTGCCGGGGCTCACCTCCGCGGTGCTGCTGCGCGGCACCGGGCGGGTGCTGAAGCAAGCGCTCTGGTCGAACGCGCAGGAGCAGATGCAGACGCCGCTCTCGCACGCGCGTCGTGCCCAGGCGCGCGCGGCGACGCGCGGTGTGCTCGCGCCGGCCGGCTACGCGGTGTGCGCGCTGGGGCTCGCGGCGATCCCCGAGCACGTCGACGAGCGATGGCTCGCGGCGCTGGTGCTGGTGCTCTCGGCGATCACGGTCGTGGTGATCGCGACGAGCGCGCGGAAGACGTACCTGCGCGCGCTGGAGCGCGCGGTCGACGAGCGACGGTTGTTCCTCGGGGTCGGTCGTGCGCCGCGGCTGGCGCCGCTGGAGCGCGACGTGATCGAGCTGCTCGAGCGCGAGATCCGCGGCAGCGACGCAGCGCGCGCGATGCTCGCGGCGGAGATGCTCGGGCTCTCGGGCGACGCGGTGCAGATCGATCGCATCGCGCTCGGGCTGGTGCACGAAGACGCGCGGGTGCGCGGGGCGAGCGCCGAAGCGCTCTCGCGCATCCCCGACCCGGCGGGCGCGCGGCACCTCTCGCGCGCGCTGGGGCGCGAGACCGACGTCGAGGTGCGGCGCGCGATCGTGAGCGCGATGCGCCCTTCGATCGCACAGCTCGTGACCGCGCGCGCCGATCGCATCATCCAGGACGCGCTCGCGCGCGCCGATCGCGACGCCGATCCCCAGGTCGCGTCGATCGCACGCGCGCTGCACCTGCGATGCACGCACGACGGTGAGGCGCTCGGCGCGTCGCTGCTGCCCGCGCTGCGAGGCGACGACCCCGGTGCGCGCGCGACCGCGCTCGACGAGCTCACCGTCGAGGCCGCGCACGCGAAGGGCATGCAGGAGGTGCTGCGCGCGCTGCTCGCGCACGACGCACCGGACGTGCGCATCCACGCGGCGGAGCGTGTGATCGCGCTCGGCCTGCTCACGCTGCTGCCCGACGTCGTCGTGCTCCTGAAGGACGCGGCGACCGGCCCCGCGGTCGCGCGCGTGCTGGTCGAGGTGGGCGAGGTCGCGTTCGGCGATCACGCGCGTCCTGCGGGCGCGAGCACGCTCGCGTCGCTCACCGAGATCGCGCGCCGCATCGCCCGCTCGCCGGGCGCTGCGTCGTCGGATGCGCTGCTCAAACGACTGCTCGAGCATCGCGACCCCGCGATCCGTCATCACGCGACGTTCGCGCTGGCCGATGCGATCCGCGCCGGACGTCGCGCACCGCTCGAGCCCGCGGTCGCGCTGCCGCTCGTCGATCGCGAGGTGCGTCGCGCGTTCTTGCTCGCGTCGATCCTCGCCGGCGTCGCGCGCGACGACGGAGTGCCGGACTGGGAGTTCGAGCCGCACGTTCGCTTCCTCGCGCGCGAGGTCGAGCTGCGCATCGAGGCATCGCGCGCCGAGGTGCTCGAGCTCTTGCTCCTGCGTGGTGCGAGCCCGCGGCTCGTGTCGGCGATCGAGGCGTCACGCCGTGCACCGTCGCGCGAGCGCGACGCGCAGGTCGCGGAGCTGCTCGAGATGGCGCTCGACCCCGCGATCGCGCGCAAGGTGGTGCCGATCTTCGAGCGGCTCACCCTGCGCGAGCGCATCGACGCGGCGCGCAGGCTCGGGCTCGTCGATCAAGAGGCGATCGAGGACCCGCTGGACGCGATCGTGCTGCTCGACGATGCTCACCTCCGTCGCTGCGCGCTGCTGACCTACGGTGCGCGCTTCGAGCAGCGCTTCCCCGACCTCGTCGAGATCGATCGCCCGATGATCCCGCGCATCGAACGCATCCGATTCCTGCGCAGCGTGCCGCTCTTCGAGGGCCTCTCGGGCGAGGACCTGCTCAGCGTCGCGGACGTGCTCGAGCAGGTCGAGCATCGCGCCGGCGCCACGGTGTTCCACGAGGGCGATCCCGGCGAGGACCTCTATCTCGTGGTGCGCGGCACGATCGCGATCGAGCAGGGTGGGGTGCGCATCGCCGAGCTCGGGGAGCGCGAGTTCTTCGGCGATCTCGCGGTGCTCGATCACCAACCGCGCAGCGGTGACGCGATCTGCGTGAGCGACGCGCAGCTGCTGCGGCTGCGGGGCGCGGATCTCCGCGAGCTCATGGTCACGCGTCCGCCGATCGTGCAGGGCATCGTCCGCGTGCTGGTGCGGAGGCTGCGCGATGCGGGCGTTCGCCGCGCGTCGCATGCGTGA